GGGGTTCACGGGCTGGGGTTCCCTTCAAGACAGCGGAGTCTCTCCTGTCTTGTAAAGTCGGGTACGtaggtgaaactttctctttctcctgctgcagcGCCAGTTCCAGAGCTCCTGCCGGCTCTagagccagagcaagggccaGCTCCGGGGCCAGAGGCAGCTCCAGCTGTAGTTCCACCGTCCGCGCCGGAGCTGGAGGCAGCCTCACCaccagcagcctcacctccagcagcctcacctccatCGGCCTCTCCAGGGCCGGAGCGAGCGCCATcagcttcagccccagtgccagcttctgagctggagcaagatgcgcCATTGACTTTTGGacgatctctgcctccagctgccgaAGTCACCGCAGAAGCGAGCgccgagctgagagaggagaggcctaAGCTGCTGGACTTCCCTCCGAAGCTGGTGGCCGAGCAGCTGACCCGGATGGATGCGGTGAGCAGCGGGGCTCTTGGGCTAGGTGGGGCCCGCCTTGGTGGGCCATCAgctgccccagacctcctgtTCCCTCAGCCGCAATCCAACGATGTGGGTGCAAGTCACAGCTCCCCCACTTACCCACCGGGTGACCTGGGCCACCTTCTGGCCCCCAAGTCCTTGCTGTCCCCACATGGACAGTAGAGAGCACACCAAGGGCGGGCACCTGCTGGGCAGAGTGGCTGTGCAGATGGATGAGGTCGAACAGAGAGGAAGCGGGGCAGAGAACAGCcctctggtgggggagggaagctcaCTGGAGTGCTGCCAAGTCCTGGGTCACTCACCCATCGGCCCAGGAGGCCTCAACAGCCTCCGGACTTATTAGACACCTACTGCGTCCTTACCTACATGGAAGACAGGCAAACAAAGCCCACGGTTGTTGCTGCCTCGGGGGAACGTGCATCTGAAAGGGGAGTGGGACCAGGGGGTGATGAGAACGGGTGGAAGATGCCCCTTGAGATGGGCAGGTGTGAGCCGTGTTCTGGTGCTTGGGGGAAGCAAGACTGGGCTGCGAGCCAATGGGACTTCTCTTCCCCGCCCCTATTGGGTCCTCGGTCATCCTGCGCTGGGCGGCCTCAgcggacacagacaaaacccagagaCTCCCAGAAGCTTCAGGCCACCTCCTCAGGTTCCTGAGCTGCAGCTGACCagtgcctcctgcctggggctgcGGGGGCCTGCAGACTCTGAGCTCGGGTGTGGCAGGGTCAGGTGACAGTCCCCATCCTccccaggagctgttcaagaaggTGGAGCCCCGCCACTGCCTGGGTTTTGTGTGGTGCCAGCGGCCCAATGGGAGCCAGGAGTACCTGGCTCCCACCGTTCGGGCCACTATCAACCAGTTTCTTCACGTGTCCGGCTGCGTCATCACGACGTGCCTTGGGGACCTCAGCATGACGGCCCAGGACAGGGCCAGAGTCGTCGAGCTGTGGATTCAGGTGGCCAAGGTCAGTagtggcagggcccagggagcccctccctggagtcagggggactgccccttctcctctcgcagctttcagccttgaagtcgGTGGTCTGGGCCTCGGCAAAGTCCTAGGCCCCTTGCTGCCAAGGGCCTGCTGACCTTGAGTGCTGGTCCCAGTGGTGGGAAGCTCCCTTCCCGCCCTGGGTTGAGCTAAAATCTTCCTGCCCGCGAGCGTTACTCATCAGctcccaggtgtgccctccctcgcTTCCCCGGGCATCTGCCTCATCCAGGACAGCAGAAGCCCATGAGGGGACACaagccagaggaagcagggcTCCAGCCCGCCGTCGCAgctcattcccttcccttcctcaggagTGCCGAGTCCTTGGCAATTATGCGTCCCTGCGTGCCATCgtgtctgctctgcagagcccctcCATCAGCCGTCTGCAAAAGACATGGGGACGAGTTGCCAGGTGGGTAGGCCGTGCTCCATCCAAGCACCACCAGGGCGGATCAGACATCCCCCGTACGACTGCCATGGACCCCTCATTCAGCTAGGACCATCCGGGAGGCAGCGGACCCTAGGGATGGGGACTGGCCTCCTTTCTCGGGTCTCTGAGACTCTCTGAGACCCTAGGCAGTGGTTCTGCTTCAGGAGTCAGGTTCCCCCCTTGTCACATCCTGGAGTGAGCCACACTGGAGATTTCCAAGGGTGTACTTCGCAGCAACGGAGCCCTCATCGGCAACCAACACTGTTAGAAACAGTGTGCTCAGTCGgagtgggaatggaggccccaggtgaccaCAGGAGAGCCTCCACCCGAGTCCCACGGTGACCTCAGAGCTCCGAAGAACCCAGGGAAAACCCTcgtccaggccccaggcccttggaACCTTCTGGGTTCTCAACAAAAGGCATTTCGCCTTCAACCGCCCcgggttttctttcctcctttcctctcccctcaggaaGAGCTCTCGAAAGTTGAAGAGGTTCATCAAAGACCAGTGggtgagcaggaggcagctggtgaaGGTAAGACGGAGGCTGCACatctggaaggagggggagcgagaGGGGAGGGGACCCGGCAGGATGAGCTTTGGTTCTCCTGTCACGTGAAGTTGGTCAGGAAAAGATGGACAGGAAGAGGGATGTGCTAGCtccatgggcaggtgggggcagtttgggacaggaggccaggggcATGGGATAGAATGGCGCGGGCTGGACTGTTCCAGGAGGCTGAGGACCTGGCAGAAGGTGCCGGTGTCTGGCTTCCATGCTGCTCCATCAGCTGCCCTGCATCTTCCTCCTGGCCACTGGCTGGAGCGAGTGGGCGGGCTTCCTTTCTTCCGAAGTCAGCCCAGTCTGTGCTCAGGAAGCCAGGgccccactgctccttctgtcttcactgtGCCTCGCAAGAAGGGCACCCTGCCTGCCTGAGGGATGGGCACTGCCGGATCCCACGGGCCGGGGGCACTCAGGGGCTTCCCAGCCTTGGGACGGACACTGGACCTGGGACAGATCTGTGTCCCCTCGGTGACTCCCCACTCTGGCCCCTAAAGTGGGCGCTGCAGACAGTCCCAGTGGGATGCTCACCCAGGTCCTTGTTGGCGATGACATGTGCCCCGGAGGGCAAGGGCAAGTGCCCAGGGAACTGATGGCTTCTTCAGGAATCCTTCCTGCCCAGACGTCAGAAGTTTCCTcgtaaaacagaaaggaaatgccaCCCCGCAGTGCCCTGGTCGCCCCCTCCCCTGCTAGTCAGACGTGGCATTCGGGGTCCCCATCCTGAGCggatgaagaaagaattctgtgcAGGGGAACTccctgaggggatcctagggaGCTGAGGGCTTTAGCAAGGCCTTGGCCTCGGCCTGGGatcagagactcctgggggttggggctggcagAAGCCACTTGACCAGGCCTCCTGAGAcacctcatctccctccatccATGGCTCGGCCCAGCTGGGGGCCCGAACACAGTCTGAGAGTCCCGAGGACAGCACTGTGGTCAGCGGCTGGGCAGAGGGTGGTGTGAAGGGCAGAGGAGACAGGGCctgtggctgggagggggagcagcctctcctctggggtcccctgagcaagtccctgcccctgtgtgggccttggtctcctcatctgggagccagagggagatgagccGTGGTGCAGGCCTCACAGTGGGTGACGAGGCTCAAGGGTGGGGAGGAATGTGGGGAGCTTGGACCTGGCTCCAAAGGCAGGCTTGagcggagagcagtgatgacggTCAGATGACGCTTGGGCCTCAGGAGACTGTGGGAGGCAGACAGAGTTCGTCAAACCTTCCAGACGAGGTAACAggttcagggaggcctgggcgggcccaaggtcacacaggagtgagtgttggagctgggatggctctggaagcagagcaccctggaggtgggagccgcAGGGGCACCAGGTGACTGGGGCCACATGTCCAGGGTCCCCGATCTGGGAGGGGTCTGGGAGGACACTTGGAGGGGAGCATCGGCTCACTGGCCCTGTCAACACCCTGGCAGGAGGCGACCTCTATGTTGACCAGCCTGGAGACGGGCCCCATAGGTGCCCAGAAGGTAAGGGTGCctgtggaggaggggcccaggagtcgcAGGAGAGGGGACTCCCCTTCCTAGCCGGAGGTCTCTaccagcagagagggagcctttctcctccagccctgctcctggtgccacagacctgaaatgcctgcattggaagtgaccaggaggaggcctggaacggATGGGCGCACAACGGATTTGGGACAGGGAGGGGCGGGGACCACGTACCCTGGGTTTTGCCAGAGCCGGCTGCTGGGAGGTGCCTGCAGGAGTTTGgggttcctggaggagagaagaggaggaaactggggggAGGCCGCCTAGGTGGGTAgcttgggctgggcaggaggctggggtgaggagtggaggagaggTCTTTGACGGCTCCTGAGAGCGGGATCTCATCACCGTCTCCACCCCGCTGGCACAGGGGCTCATCCCCTTCCTTGGCACATTCCTCAAttacctgctgctgctggacacCAACATGGAGGATTacctggaggtgagtgagcctggaggtggggctggggatcaGGATTCGGAGATTTGGGAGGAGAGACTTGCACTGAGGCCTGAGCTCACAACCCTTGGCAGAGTCCTCTGGTGAGGGCCTCACAGCCACCCCGGGAGCTGGGTGTCATGCCCATCTTAGTGATGAGTGAATATAGGATCCAGGTGAGCCGCCAGTCCAGGCTGCCTGACTGCGGAGCTGCTGGAGggtgtgtctgagctggactcagcctctccctcaggccccgcccctgcaggGAGTGAAGCCAGGCCCCTCCAAGGCAGGAAGCACACGAGTGGCTGAgcatcccttcctgcctgaggcctcagtctgtctgtctgtcagagaGGGCTGTCTTAGAATGTCCCTGAGCCATAGCCCCGTGGCCTCCTTgctctggagctcagagtctTGCCCGGGAcccattcctgtttctggtagcgCCTGCTCCCTGGTCGACCCTGCTGGTAGTGCAACCTGAGAAAGGGTGGAGACGGGGGCTAGCTatgggctaagggggctgttgCTCATGGACTttggctctctgccttccagggaaatgagatcaattatgagaaaaggagtgaggtgagcagctgtggcctccccgtgcggagggtggggctgtggcaATCAGAGACTCCTCCGGGGAAGACCTTCTCTGGCCCGATGCCTTGGGCCTTGCTTTTCTTGGGAGAGTTCGGCACCCAGAGCTGGGAAAGCCGTCCCACTGGTgcgtgggggaaggggctggcaccAAGGACACCTTCCTGCAGGAGGAGCTATTTCAAGCCAAGTGTGAGAACGAGCAAGTCCTGCACggaattggagggaaggagggttccCATGTGGGCCAAGACCCCAGACCAGCTCCTTGACCCTCTTCTCACCTGTCTGAGTCCCCAGCAcggtcccccacccaggccccgtcTGCATCATGCCCTTTCTCCCAGGAATTCAAAGTCACTGAGCAGATCTTCCTGCTCCAGGAGGCAGTCCATCTTTACCACATTGAGGCTGAGGAGCGATTTGGGGCCTGGTTCGAGGCCATGGAGCCCCTCAGCGAGGATgagaggtgaggcggggcaggagttggTGAGGGCAAGGCGGACTCTCTCTGATGGCCAGCTCCAGGGAGCCCGTGCCCGTGGCTTCCGGGTCAGTCCCGGGGCTTGTCGCATGGTCACccgtggggccctgggactccaacTGCTGGCCGTCTCTGGGAGGGTCACCTGAGGTGTGGCTCCCGGTAGCTGAAAAGTCCACTCTGTCctttagctacagcctgtcctgccacctGGAGCCCCCACAGGAGAGGGCCGGCAAGATGCGCCGGTTTTTCCTGCCCAGGAAGAACCGCGCATCTCTCAGCTCAGGGCTCGGTGAGTGTCCAGACAGGCAGGGACTGAAGCCAGGGGCTCCGGAAAGCTTCGGGCTAAGCACGGGCCTAGGGAGATGGACAGCCGGCACGGggatcccagctccactgctgcccAGGCCTGTGAGGGACAATTCCCTTGACCTTTGTgggactcagcttcctcttctgtgaaatgggtgaagcGAAATGCCAGCTCCCATGTCAGGGACAATGGGGTAGTGTTGACTGAACACTCAGGACAAGGTTTGGAGCAGAATGCAGTGGGGCTGAGGTGTTGGGCTGGGATACTGGTGTGACCCCCCAGtcatcagtgtcttctcttcaGTCACCAGACCCCCGACGCAGAACCCAGCAACAGTGGCAGATCCCGGTCCTTCCAACAGCTCGAGTGCAGCCTGCTCTTCAGCGGCGGGGACACAGCTGGGAAACACGCGGGGCCCCAGGCCGGCTCCTCCCATGCTGATGgggagaagaacattctaagccttttcctgggacccctggagcccaagagggaggggacgaccccaccccacaggcctGGCATCTCCACCCCAGCGCCTGTTTACCACTTGGGAAGGGGCCGTATTTCTTTCGTGTTAATAGTTAGTGCTAGTTTTGAATTTGATGTTAAAATCCTGTTTCTGTTCCAGCCTGCGAGTCACGGTCTGGTTCTTTCCCCTCCTGTGCTCGTGTCAAGGAGACACAGACTCTCGCGTTCCTCCTGGAATGAAGAAATCTTGCAGGGTCTCGGCTTATTgtatgtgagagaagggagaagggccaggcccctccctggatACTGAAGGACAC
Above is a genomic segment from Equus asinus isolate D_3611 breed Donkey chromosome 12, EquAss-T2T_v2, whole genome shotgun sequence containing:
- the LOC139039846 gene encoding ral guanine nucleotide dissociation stimulator-like encodes the protein MLTSLETGPIGAQKGLIPFLGTFLNYLLLLDTNMEDYLEGNEINYEKRSEEFKVTEQIFLLQEAVHLYHIEAEERFGAWFEAMEPLSEDESYSLSCHLEPPQERAGKMRRFFLPRKNRASLSSGLVTRPPTQNPATVADPGPSNSSSAACSSAAGTQLGNTRGPRPAPPMLMGRRTF